The Terriglobales bacterium sequence TCAATTGAGAAAACTTCCAGTGCCCACCAATCTTGACATTAACGATCGTTTGATTGAAGAGGCGCAGAAACTAGGACATCACCGCACCAAGAAGGAAACAGTCACCGCCGCGCTGGAGGAATACATCAGGCGCCGCAAACAACAGGCAATTCTCTCGCTGTTCAATTCCATTGAGTACGACAAAGATTACGATTACAAGCGCGAGCGCAGAACCAAGCACTGCTGAACATTCGTTGCCAACATCTCTCCCAAACATTGCCGCATTAGAGCCTTGGGGATTTCAAGCTTGACAGGATAGAAGTCGTAACTCCTACGATTTTATAGGGGTTTGAAGTGGAGGCGCGGGTCGGAATCGAACCGACGCATAAAGGTTTTGCAGACCTCTCCCTTACCACTTGGGTACCGCGCCATTCAAACAATAAAACCCTCGCCGCGAGCGAGGGCAGGTGGATGAGAATTTGGAGCGGGAGACGGGAGTTGAACCCGCGACTTCGACCTTGGCAAGGTCGCACTCTACCACTGAGTTACTCCCGCTCAGCAATCTTCAATTATAACCAAGCCGTAAAATCAGGGTCAACGCGCAGTTAAGATTGTAATCCATCCGCTTTCTCGGCGGGGAATTGGTCGGGAGAACTCCAGGAGTCTCACCGGGCCGGGCTTACCCACTGCGGATCGGCTTCCGGCACCACAATCTCTCCATCGCGCATGTGGATGATGCGGTCGCCATAGCGCGCCGCCTGGGGATTATGAGTAATCAT is a genomic window containing:
- a CDS encoding type II toxin-antitoxin system VapB family antitoxin, with the translated sequence MPTNLDINDRLIEEAQKLGHHRTKKETVTAALEEYIRRRKQQAILSLFNSIEYDKDYDYKRERRTKHC